ACAAATCCCGATGCCTGGTGAAGCGATTCAAATGTGCCGGTGTCGAGCCAGCAATACCCTCGGCCGAGGAGTTCGACTTCGAGTTGCTGGCGTTTGAGATATTCTTCGTTTACATCGGTGATTTCGTATTCTCCACGCGCCGAAGGCGTGAGGTTGCGGGCGATGTCAACGACCTGGTTGTCGTAAAAATAGAGGCCGGGAACGGCGTAGCGCGATTTGGGGTGTTCGGGTTTTTCTTCTATGCCGATGACGCGGTCCTGGTTGTCAAATTCGATGACGCCATATCGCTCGGGGTCTGTTACTGCATATCCGAAGATGAGTCCGCCTTCAATGAGTTGTCCGGCTCGATCTAATATTGCACCGAGGCCGTGGCCGTAGAAGATGTTGTCGCCAAAGATTAGACAGACGGGGTCGGTGTCTATGAAATCGCTTCCGATTACAAATGACTGGGCGACGCCTTCGGGGCGCGGTTGTTCGGCGTATGTGATGTTGAGGCCGAGATAGGAGCCGTCGACGAATAAACGCCGAAAGAGTGGCAGGTCGAGGGGGGTGGAGATGATCAATATATCCCGGATGCCCGCCAGCATGAGGACGGAGA
Above is a genomic segment from Gemmatimonadota bacterium containing:
- the rfbA gene encoding glucose-1-phosphate thymidylyltransferase RfbA, which produces SVLMLAGIRDILIISTPLDLPLFRRLFVDGSYLGLNITYAEQPRPEGVAQSFVIGSDFIDTDPVCLIFGDNIFYGHGLGAILDRAGQLIEGGLIFGYAVTDPERYGVIEFDNQDRVIGIEEKPEHPKSRYAVPGLYFYDNQVVDIARNLTPSARGEYEITDVNEEYLKRQQLEVELLGRGYCWLDTGTFESLHQASGFVQAIQERQGLKIACIEEIAYRRGYIDAAQLEQLAQTMAQNSYGQFLLSVLNE